A DNA window from Streptomyces bacillaris contains the following coding sequences:
- a CDS encoding ABC-F family ATP-binding cassette domain-containing protein: MAVNLVNVEQVSKVYGTRALLDGVSLGVSEGDRIGVVGRNGDGKTTLIRMLAKLEEADSGRVTHNGGLRLGVLTQHDSLDPEATIRQEVIGDLADHEWAGSAKIRDVLTGLFGGLALPGFEHGLDTVIAPLSGGERRRIALAKLLIEEQDLIVLDEPTNHLDVEGISWLAGHLRARRSALVCVTHDRWFLDQVCTRMWDVQRGTVHEYEGGYSDYVFARAERERIAATEEAKRQNLMRKELAWLRRGAPARTSKPRYRIEAANELIADVPPPRDTSELMRFANARLGKTVFDLEDVTVQAGPKTLLTHLTWQLGPGDRIGLVGVNGAGKTSLLRALAEAARTQGEEQPAAGKIVVGKTVRLAYLSQEVHELNPNLRVLEAVQQVRDRVDLGKGREMTAGQLCEKFGFTKEKQWTPVGDLSGGERRRLQILRLLMDEPNVLFLDEPTNDLDIETLTQLEDLLDGWPGSMIVISHDRFFIERTTDRVMALLGDRALRMLPRGIDEYLERRQRMEEAATPSAAPAPAREASAAPAAPALSAQEARAAKKELQKVERQLDKISTRETALHKQIAENATDFEKVAKLDAELRELVTERDELEMRWLELAEDA, encoded by the coding sequence ATGGCCGTCAATCTGGTCAATGTCGAGCAGGTCAGCAAGGTGTACGGCACCCGTGCCCTGCTCGACGGCGTATCCCTCGGGGTCTCCGAGGGCGACCGGATCGGTGTCGTGGGCCGGAACGGGGACGGCAAGACCACCCTCATCCGGATGCTCGCCAAGCTGGAGGAGGCGGACAGCGGCCGCGTCACCCACAACGGGGGGCTGCGGCTCGGCGTGCTCACCCAGCACGACTCACTGGACCCCGAGGCCACCATCCGCCAGGAGGTCATCGGGGACCTGGCCGACCACGAGTGGGCCGGCAGCGCCAAGATCCGGGACGTGCTCACCGGGCTCTTCGGCGGCCTCGCCCTCCCGGGCTTCGAGCACGGGCTCGACACCGTCATCGCCCCGCTCTCCGGCGGCGAGCGCCGCCGTATCGCGCTGGCCAAGCTCCTCATCGAGGAGCAGGACCTGATCGTCCTGGACGAGCCCACCAACCACCTCGACGTCGAGGGCATCTCCTGGCTCGCCGGCCATCTGCGCGCCCGCCGCTCCGCCCTCGTCTGCGTCACCCACGACCGGTGGTTCCTCGACCAGGTCTGCACCCGCATGTGGGACGTCCAGCGCGGCACCGTCCACGAGTACGAGGGCGGCTACAGCGACTACGTCTTCGCCCGCGCCGAGCGGGAGCGCATCGCCGCCACCGAGGAGGCCAAGCGGCAGAACCTCATGCGCAAGGAGCTGGCCTGGCTGCGCCGCGGCGCCCCCGCCCGTACCTCCAAGCCGCGCTACCGCATCGAGGCCGCCAACGAGCTGATCGCCGACGTGCCGCCGCCGCGCGACACCAGCGAGCTGATGCGGTTCGCCAACGCCCGCCTCGGCAAGACCGTCTTCGACCTGGAGGACGTGACCGTCCAGGCCGGGCCCAAGACCCTCCTCACCCACCTCACCTGGCAGCTCGGCCCCGGCGACCGCATCGGCCTCGTCGGCGTCAACGGCGCGGGCAAGACCTCGCTGCTCCGCGCCCTCGCCGAGGCCGCCCGCACCCAGGGCGAAGAGCAGCCCGCCGCCGGGAAGATCGTCGTCGGCAAGACCGTCCGGCTCGCCTACCTCTCCCAGGAGGTCCACGAGCTGAACCCGAACCTCCGGGTCCTGGAGGCCGTCCAGCAGGTCCGCGACCGGGTCGACCTCGGCAAGGGCCGCGAGATGACGGCCGGGCAGCTCTGCGAGAAGTTCGGCTTCACCAAGGAGAAGCAGTGGACGCCCGTCGGGGACCTCTCCGGCGGTGAGCGCCGCCGCCTCCAGATCCTGCGGCTCCTGATGGACGAGCCCAACGTCCTCTTCCTCGACGAGCCCACCAACGACCTGGACATCGAGACCCTCACCCAGCTGGAGGACCTCCTCGACGGCTGGCCCGGGTCGATGATCGTGATCTCCCACGACCGGTTCTTCATCGAGCGCACCACCGACCGGGTCATGGCCCTCCTCGGTGACCGCGCCCTGCGGATGCTGCCGCGCGGCATCGACGAGTACCTGGAGCGCAGGCAGCGCATGGAGGAGGCGGCCACCCCCTCGGCCGCCCCCGCCCCCGCGCGTGAGGCCTCCGCCGCCCCGGCCGCCCCCGCGCTCTCCGCGCAGGAGGCCCGCGCCGCGAAGAAGGAGCTGCAGAAGGTGGAGCGGCAGCTCGACAAGATCTCGACCCGGGAGACCGCGCTGCACAAGCAGATCGCGGAGAACGCCACCGACTTCGAGAAGGTCGCCAAGCTCGACGCCGAACTCCGCGAACTCGTCACCGAGCGCGACGAGCTGGAGATGCGCTGGCTGGAGCTGGCCGAGGACGCCTGA
- a CDS encoding outer membrane protein assembly factor BamB family protein: protein MSQPPSQQPPQGGFGAPQEPPQGTPQPPQPQDQPPAAPAGPPAQPPQAPAGPPQTPPPGDPAYGYPQAPPAQPGYGYPQAPGQAPGQAPGQAPGQAPGPYGQAPGPYGQPPSSPYGQQPATGYGQQPGPYGQPAPGPYGQPTQPGYGYPQQQYPGAPAPGGSGGSGPFQGKTGILAAAAVAVVLLVGAGAWYVVSDSGDDPKKPVAGPSSDPKAPETPSASPTVDEGDGTGGGRETDDDLNAGRKPGEAKVAWLQKNDVDLPRNGGEIYGPWYVGDTMVTALYRGVSGYSVADGKKKWTVDLPADICATPNTVAPDGKIVIAIENGTTDRSTCSVLQMIDLNTGKAGWKSEVKKAGAFDLISDIGVAISGNTVTAGRTSYSSAYRVSDGKELFGTPSGNCKTFAFAGGPKLIAAANCRTSDTDNPQHELQELDPTSGKPKWTYKPPRGWEIKKVYSVSPLVVSLDNKKKKQWSIAAFTDSGKLRSQMSPAKGDTVVANCGGTFAIFGQKLEGCTGVVADGDTFYMATKAEGSGSARTNKVVAFDLDTGKPKWTAPAPSERAVTPVRVDGGKLVLYMEPRYDKPGAMLTLPPSGGSTSVLLQHPEGTNRIENSLFGGQTVRYEDGRSYLLPRRLSGRDDGEMEQATALVFSK, encoded by the coding sequence ATGAGCCAGCCGCCCAGCCAGCAACCGCCGCAGGGGGGCTTCGGGGCTCCGCAGGAGCCGCCGCAGGGGACTCCTCAGCCGCCGCAGCCGCAGGACCAGCCGCCGGCCGCCCCGGCCGGTCCGCCCGCCCAGCCGCCGCAGGCCCCGGCCGGCCCGCCGCAGACGCCGCCCCCGGGCGACCCGGCGTACGGCTACCCGCAGGCGCCCCCGGCCCAGCCCGGCTACGGCTACCCCCAGGCACCGGGACAGGCTCCGGGCCAGGCGCCCGGGCAGGCTCCGGGCCAGGCCCCCGGCCCGTACGGTCAGGCTCCCGGTCCCTACGGTCAGCCGCCCTCCTCCCCGTACGGCCAGCAGCCCGCCACCGGCTACGGCCAGCAGCCCGGCCCCTACGGCCAGCCCGCCCCCGGCCCCTACGGTCAGCCCACGCAGCCCGGTTACGGCTATCCGCAGCAGCAGTACCCCGGCGCGCCCGCCCCCGGCGGGTCCGGAGGCTCCGGGCCCTTCCAGGGGAAGACCGGCATCCTCGCCGCCGCGGCCGTCGCCGTGGTCCTGCTCGTCGGCGCGGGCGCCTGGTACGTGGTGAGCGACAGCGGCGACGACCCCAAGAAGCCGGTCGCGGGCCCGAGCAGCGACCCCAAGGCGCCCGAGACGCCCAGCGCCTCCCCCACCGTGGACGAGGGCGACGGCACCGGAGGCGGCCGGGAGACCGACGACGACCTCAACGCCGGGCGCAAGCCGGGCGAGGCCAAGGTCGCCTGGCTCCAGAAGAACGACGTCGACCTGCCGCGCAACGGCGGCGAGATCTACGGCCCCTGGTACGTCGGTGACACCATGGTCACCGCCCTGTACCGGGGAGTCTCCGGCTACTCGGTCGCCGACGGCAAGAAGAAGTGGACCGTCGACCTCCCCGCCGACATCTGCGCCACCCCCAACACGGTCGCCCCCGACGGCAAGATCGTCATCGCCATCGAGAACGGCACCACGGACCGGTCCACCTGCTCCGTGCTGCAGATGATCGACCTCAACACCGGCAAGGCCGGCTGGAAGTCCGAGGTCAAGAAGGCCGGCGCCTTCGACCTGATCTCCGACATCGGGGTCGCGATCAGCGGGAACACGGTCACCGCCGGGCGGACCAGCTACTCCAGCGCGTACCGGGTCAGCGACGGCAAGGAGTTGTTCGGCACCCCGTCGGGCAACTGCAAGACCTTCGCCTTCGCGGGCGGCCCGAAGCTGATCGCCGCCGCCAACTGCCGTACCAGCGACACCGACAACCCGCAGCACGAGCTGCAGGAGCTCGACCCCACCAGCGGCAAGCCCAAGTGGACCTACAAGCCGCCGCGCGGCTGGGAGATCAAGAAGGTCTACTCGGTCAGCCCGCTCGTGGTCTCGCTCGACAACAAGAAGAAGAAGCAGTGGTCGATCGCCGCGTTCACCGACAGCGGCAAGCTCCGCTCCCAGATGAGCCCGGCCAAGGGTGACACGGTCGTCGCCAACTGCGGCGGTACGTTCGCGATCTTCGGCCAGAAGCTCGAAGGGTGCACCGGGGTCGTCGCCGACGGCGACACCTTCTACATGGCCACCAAGGCCGAGGGGTCCGGCTCCGCGCGCACCAACAAGGTCGTCGCCTTCGACCTGGACACGGGCAAGCCCAAGTGGACGGCGCCCGCCCCGTCCGAGCGCGCCGTGACCCCGGTCCGGGTGGACGGCGGCAAGCTGGTGCTCTACATGGAGCCGCGGTACGACAAGCCCGGCGCCATGCTCACGCTCCCGCCGTCCGGCGGCTCCACCAGCGTCCTGCTCCAGCACCCGGAGGGGACCAACCGGATCGAGAACAGCCTCTTCGGCGGGCAGACCGTCCGGTACGAGGACGGCCGCTCCTACCTCCTGCCCCGGCGGCTCAGCGGCCGCGACGACGGGGAGATGGAGCAGGCCACGGCGCTGGTGTTCTCCAAGTGA